Proteins encoded together in one Shewanella oneidensis MR-1 window:
- a CDS encoding thioredoxin family protein, with the protein MGTITLISLIILALLVGAIGLLMWQRSKGKPIPLAVIVVLGCFALGLGGIIGFVHKGEDYQAYQKLQWHTLAPEKIAPLVAQGYTVFVDITSDWCSICQTNKAEVTHREQVVNALMADDIILMQGNWSEADNTIAGYMQYEGIPGTPYNKIYGPRNPNGIVLPSKLTIEAVINGLAQAKAL; encoded by the coding sequence ATGGGCACGATCACGCTTATCAGTCTTATTATTCTCGCTTTACTCGTCGGCGCCATTGGCCTGCTGATGTGGCAACGCAGTAAAGGTAAACCCATTCCACTAGCAGTGATTGTCGTCCTTGGATGTTTCGCCCTTGGTCTGGGTGGCATTATCGGTTTTGTCCATAAAGGCGAAGATTATCAAGCCTATCAAAAGCTGCAGTGGCACACGCTAGCTCCCGAAAAAATCGCCCCACTGGTCGCCCAAGGCTACACAGTGTTTGTGGATATCACTTCTGATTGGTGCAGTATTTGTCAAACCAACAAGGCAGAAGTTACCCATAGGGAACAAGTCGTCAATGCGCTTATGGCCGATGATATTATTTTGATGCAGGGGAACTGGAGCGAAGCCGATAACACCATTGCTGGCTATATGCAGTATGAGGGTATCCCAGGCACGCCTTACAATAAAATTTATGGTCCTAGGAACCCTAATGGCATAGTGCTTCCTTCCAAACTCACTATAGAGGCAGTTATCAATGGTCTAGCCCAGGCCAAAGCCTTATAA
- a CDS encoding sigma-54 interaction domain-containing protein yields the protein MATKIPATMPLDKHFLPENQLLLNAVGEGIYGFDLNGNAVFINPAAERMTGWKNEELLGKNIHNCHHHSHADGSHYPQEDCPIYNTLKDGIAREITHDVFWRKDGSSFPVYYSSTPVYRDNKLIGVVAIFRDISIQKQTEQSLRHALAQVQALSEQLASENHYLQAELADKTGDVDISGGSAVIRHMIQQLHMVANTDSTVLICGENGTGKELVARNLHQLSRRKDKPMISVNCAAFSASLLESELFGHEKGAFTGATSQRKGRFELAHQGTLFLDEVAELSLEAQSKLLRVIQEQSFERLGGSETIKVDIRLVAASHHDLLKRVEQGLFRMDLYYRLNVFPIQVPPLRARLGDMPELVSHILHTLNRKLGKKIRGVSQKGLKKLMTYSWPGNVRELQNILEREAILSQTDILHIHAMPTHHLQTQTAASPLQTLAEAEAQHIEQTLKQLNWRISGANGAANVLGVPPSTLRSRMKKLGITRQITRAC from the coding sequence ATGGCAACAAAGATTCCCGCCACAATGCCCTTAGATAAGCATTTTCTGCCAGAAAATCAGCTACTGCTTAATGCCGTAGGTGAAGGCATTTATGGTTTTGATTTAAATGGTAATGCTGTATTTATCAACCCTGCAGCTGAGCGTATGACGGGCTGGAAGAATGAAGAGTTACTCGGCAAGAATATCCATAATTGCCATCACCATAGTCACGCGGACGGTAGTCATTATCCCCAAGAAGACTGCCCAATTTACAATACCTTAAAAGATGGAATTGCCCGCGAAATTACCCATGATGTATTTTGGCGTAAGGATGGCAGCAGTTTTCCGGTGTATTACAGCTCAACTCCCGTTTACAGGGACAATAAGCTTATCGGTGTAGTCGCGATATTTCGTGACATTAGTATTCAAAAGCAAACCGAGCAATCGCTTCGCCATGCGTTAGCACAGGTACAGGCGCTTTCGGAACAGCTGGCGAGCGAGAATCACTATCTCCAAGCCGAGTTAGCCGACAAGACTGGTGATGTGGATATTTCAGGCGGTAGTGCGGTGATCCGTCATATGATCCAACAACTGCATATGGTGGCCAATACCGACAGTACAGTGTTGATTTGTGGCGAAAATGGTACAGGCAAAGAACTAGTTGCCCGCAACTTACATCAACTGAGCCGTCGTAAAGATAAGCCGATGATCAGCGTTAACTGCGCGGCATTTTCAGCATCTCTATTAGAAAGTGAGCTCTTTGGCCATGAAAAAGGGGCATTCACAGGCGCGACTTCGCAACGCAAGGGCCGCTTCGAACTCGCCCATCAAGGCACGCTGTTTCTCGATGAGGTGGCAGAGTTAAGTTTAGAGGCACAATCCAAGTTACTGCGAGTGATCCAGGAGCAATCTTTTGAACGCCTTGGTGGCAGTGAAACCATTAAGGTCGATATTCGCTTAGTCGCCGCCAGCCACCATGACTTACTCAAGCGAGTGGAGCAAGGGTTATTTAGAATGGATCTGTATTACCGCTTGAATGTGTTCCCAATTCAAGTACCACCTCTGCGAGCAAGACTTGGGGATATGCCCGAATTAGTCAGCCATATTCTGCACACACTTAACCGCAAGCTAGGTAAAAAAATCCGCGGCGTAAGTCAAAAAGGGCTTAAAAAATTAATGACCTACAGTTGGCCTGGCAATGTGCGCGAATTGCAAAATATTCTCGAACGGGAGGCCATTTTATCTCAAACGGATATTTTACATATCCATGCCATGCCCACGCATCATCTGCAGACTCAAACCGCGGCTTCACCATTACAAACCCTGGCCGAGGCGGAAGCGCAACATATAGAGCAAACATTAAAGCAGCTCAACTGGCGTATTTCGGGCGCGAACGGCGCGGCCAATGTACTCGGCGTCCCGCCAAGTACACTCAGATCGCGGATGAAGAAGCTAGGAATTACACGTCAAATCACTAGGGCGTGTTGA